Proteins from one Chroococcidiopsis sp. CCMEE 29 genomic window:
- a CDS encoding BON domain-containing protein, whose translation MKKLTPFLISTILLLGAAACGDNVARTDGDAPDTAADTIATPSAEQAQSGQEESTSEVRRRQLDADIRAREERDQALGTDGTRADADLASEVRSKLEANLPASFLTVEAEEGVVTVAGTVPTPEQLARIEPLAREIRGVQNVNVKARVEPAKPQPEG comes from the coding sequence ATGAAAAAACTAACTCCATTTCTAATCAGTACTATCTTGTTGCTGGGTGCTGCAGCTTGTGGTGATAACGTTGCCAGAACTGATGGCGATGCGCCTGATACCGCTGCCGATACTATAGCAACTCCCAGTGCTGAACAGGCACAGAGTGGTCAGGAAGAATCTACTAGTGAGGTTCGTAGAAGACAGCTTGACGCAGACATTCGGGCAAGAGAAGAGCGAGATCAAGCGCTGGGAACGGATGGCACGAGAGCAGATGCTGATCTCGCAAGCGAAGTGCGTAGTAAATTAGAGGCGAACTTACCTGCCAGCTTTTTAACTGTAGAAGCAGAAGAAGGTGTTGTTACTGTAGCAGGAACAGTTCCTACGCCAGAACAATTAGCACGAATTGAGCCTTTAGCACGGGAGATTAGAGGTGTCCAGAATGTCAATGTTAAAGCCAGAGTTGAACCTGCTAAGCCTCAACCGGAAGGATAA
- the bioF gene encoding 8-amino-7-oxononanoate synthase: protein MATNPYDWIEQSLETIHRADWYRSVQTIEGRPGAIVQLEGQSLINFASNDYLGLAGDERLIQAAVAATQEFGTGSTGSRLLSGHRELHGQLEQAIASLKQTEDALVFSSGYLANLGAIAALVGKRDLVLSDQYNHSCLKNGALLSGANVIEYPHCDVDALRSHLSQQRDRYRRCLILTDSVFSMDGDLCPLPAILELAVQFSCMLLVDEAHATGVLGVTGAGCVEHFGCTGYQIVQVGTLSKALGSLGGYIAGSAALIDFLRNRAASWIYTTALSPADTAAALSAVKIIQQEPERRQQLWHSVDYLKQLLSQQLPKVKLLPSESPILCFQLESAADALKVGKKLITSGIFAPAIRPPTVPTSRIRLSVMATHEPVHIERLVAALSQVDG, encoded by the coding sequence ATGGCAACCAATCCTTACGACTGGATAGAGCAGTCTCTAGAAACAATTCACCGGGCTGATTGGTATCGTTCCGTGCAGACAATTGAAGGTCGCCCTGGTGCTATTGTGCAGCTGGAAGGGCAATCGTTGATTAACTTTGCCAGCAATGATTATCTCGGACTAGCTGGAGATGAACGCCTGATTCAAGCTGCTGTTGCTGCTACTCAAGAATTTGGTACTGGTAGCACTGGTTCGCGTTTGCTGAGTGGTCATCGAGAACTACACGGACAATTAGAACAGGCGATCGCTTCCCTAAAGCAAACAGAAGATGCTTTAGTATTCAGTTCTGGTTATCTGGCAAATTTGGGTGCGATCGCTGCTTTAGTAGGCAAGCGCGATTTGGTTTTATCCGATCAGTACAATCATTCCTGTCTGAAAAACGGCGCACTTCTCAGTGGTGCAAACGTTATTGAATACCCGCACTGTGATGTCGATGCTTTGAGAAGCCACCTGAGTCAACAGCGCGATCGCTACCGTCGCTGCCTCATTCTGACCGATAGCGTCTTCAGTATGGATGGCGATTTGTGTCCCTTGCCAGCAATATTAGAGCTTGCTGTACAGTTCAGCTGTATGCTGCTGGTTGATGAGGCTCATGCTACAGGCGTTCTTGGAGTTACAGGCGCTGGATGTGTGGAACATTTTGGCTGTACAGGATACCAGATAGTTCAAGTTGGTACCTTGAGTAAAGCCTTAGGGAGTTTGGGTGGTTACATAGCAGGGTCTGCTGCCTTGATTGATTTCCTGCGTAATCGTGCTGCCAGCTGGATTTACACGACTGCTCTTTCACCCGCTGATACAGCTGCCGCCTTATCAGCTGTCAAGATTATCCAACAAGAACCAGAACGCCGCCAGCAACTGTGGCACAGTGTAGATTACTTAAAACAGCTACTTAGCCAGCAGCTACCCAAAGTAAAATTGTTGCCTTCTGAATCCCCCATTTTGTGTTTTCAGCTTGAAAGTGCAGCAGATGCCTTAAAAGTTGGGAAGAAGCTAATAACATCTGGGATATTTGCCCCAGCTATTCGCCCTCCAACCGTACCCACCAGTCGAATTCGGCTCTCAGTTATGGCAACCCATGAACCAGTTCATATTGAGCGATTAGTGGCAGCTTTGAGCCAGGTTGATGGTTAA